A genomic region of Trifolium pratense cultivar HEN17-A07 linkage group LG3, ARS_RC_1.1, whole genome shotgun sequence contains the following coding sequences:
- the LOC123915780 gene encoding guanine nucleotide-binding protein subunit beta-like protein, producing the protein MAETLVLRGTLRAHTDVVTAIATPIDNSDMIVTASRDKSIILWHLTKEDKTYGVPRRRLTGHSHFVQDVVLSSDGQFALSGSWDGELRLWDLNAGTSARRFVGHTKDVLSVAFSIDNRQIVSASRDRTIKLWNTLGECKYTIQDGDAHSDWVSCVRFSPSTLQPTIVSASWDRTVKVWNLTNCKLRNTLAGHSGYVNTVAVSPDGSLCASGGKDGLILLWDLAEGKRLYSLDAGSIIHALCFSPNRYWLCAATESSIKIWDLESKSIVEDLKIDLKSEADANSGAGGTTTTKKKVIYCTSLNWSADGSTLFSGYTDGVVRVWGIGRF; encoded by the exons ATGGCTGAGACCCTCGTTCTTCGCGGCACCTTACGTGCTCACACAGATGTTGTAACCGCCATTGCAACCCCAATCGACAACTCCGACATGATTGTCACTGCTTCACGTGACAAATCCATCATCCTCTGGCACCTTACCAAGGAGGACAAGACCTACGGTGTTCCCCGCCGCCGTCTCACCGGTCATTCTCACTTTGTCCAGGATGTTGTTCTCTCATCCGACGGTCAGTTTGCTCTCTCCGGTTCATGGGACGGTGAACTCCGTCTTTGGGATCTGAACGCTGGAACCTCCGCACGCAGATTCGTTGGTCACACGAAAGATGTTCTCTCTGTTGCTTTCTCGATCGACAACCGTCAGATCGTGTCTGCATCTCGTGACCGGACGATTAAGCTGTGGAACACTCTTGGTGAATGCAAATACACTATTCAAGATGGTGATGCTCATTCTGATTGGGTTAGCTGTGTTCGATTCAGCCCTAGCACTCTTCAGCCAACAATTGTTTCTGCTTCTTGGGATCGTACTGTTAAGGTTTGGAATCTGACTAATTGTAAGCTGAGAAACACTCTTGCTGGACATTCTGGTTATGTGAACACTGTTGCTGTTTCACCTGATGGTTCTCTTTGTGCTTCTGGTGGCAAAGATGGTCTTATTCTTTTGTGGGATTTGGCTGAGGGAAAGAGACTTTATTCTCTTGATGCTGGTTCTATTATTCATGCTTTGTGTTTCAGTCCTAATAGGTACTGGCTATGTGCTGCAACTGAGTCCAGCATCAAGATCTGGGATTTGGAGAGCAAGAGCATTGTTGAGGATTTGAAGATTGACCTTAAGAGTGAAGCTGATGCTAACTCTGGTGCTGGTGGTACCACTACTACCAAGAAGAag GTTATCTACTGTACTAGCTTGAACTGGAGTGCAGATGGAAGCACCTTGTTCAGTGGATATACGGATGGTGTCGTCAGAGTTTGGGGTATCGGCCGTTTTTAG